A single genomic interval of Syntrophaceae bacterium harbors:
- a CDS encoding YjbQ family protein, which produces MEIRNYALSVATTSKTDLIDITREVSQRVRESGITEGSVLVFVPGSTAALTTIEYESGVIEDLREAIERLAPEALRYRHDARWGDGNGYAHVRAALLGPSLTIPVIGGRPVLGTWQQVILCDFDNRPRKRQVVVQVTGVRQ; this is translated from the coding sequence ATGGAGATCCGGAATTATGCGCTGAGCGTTGCGACGACGTCGAAGACGGACCTCATCGACATCACGCGGGAGGTCTCGCAGAGGGTCCGCGAATCGGGCATCACCGAGGGCAGCGTGCTCGTCTTCGTGCCGGGCTCGACGGCGGCCCTGACGACCATCGAGTACGAGAGCGGGGTCATCGAGGACCTCCGGGAGGCCATCGAGCGGCTTGCCCCGGAGGCGCTGCGCTACCGTCATGACGCCCGGTGGGGCGACGGCAACGGCTACGCCCACGTGCGGGCGGCCCTGCTGGGCCCGTCCCTGACCATTCCCGTCATCGGGGGCAGGCCCGTGCTGGGCACCTGGCAGCAGGTGATCCTGTGCGATTTCGACAACCGGCCGCGCAAGAGGCAGGTGGTGGTGCAGGTGACGGGCGTCAGGCAATAG
- a CDS encoding MFS transporter — protein MQEDRKAVFGWALYDWANSAFATTVMASFFPIFFKEYWAVGTDPVVSTAKLGLANSAAGILVALMAPVLGAIADRGAAKKRFLFFFASVGIAATSCLYLIPRGGWQAAAACYVFAMMGFAGSIVFYDSLLTTVAAEARRDFVSSLGFSLGYLGGGLLFALNVWMTLSPAAFGLPDSGGAVKISFLSVGLWWALFSLPLAFLVREKGGAHSPSRLAAVREGIAQLRDTFRRIRDLRTIGLFLAAYWLYIDGVDTIIVMALDYGLSIGFKADDLIVALLLTQFIGFPAALFFGRLGERIGAKRAILIGIAVYLLITVYGAFIDHPREFFILACMIGLVQGGVQALSRSLYSRIIPPGQSAEFFGFYNMLSRFATVAGPFLIGATGILARSMGFEGGSASRIGIVSVAVLFLAGGLLLSRVDEGRGKEEARLIAGR, from the coding sequence GTGCAGGAAGACCGCAAAGCCGTTTTCGGGTGGGCCCTTTACGACTGGGCCAACTCGGCCTTCGCCACGACGGTCATGGCCTCCTTTTTCCCCATCTTCTTCAAGGAATACTGGGCCGTGGGGACCGACCCCGTGGTGAGCACGGCGAAGCTGGGGCTCGCCAACTCTGCGGCGGGCATCCTGGTGGCCCTCATGGCCCCCGTCCTTGGGGCAATCGCGGACCGGGGCGCCGCAAAGAAGAGGTTCCTGTTCTTCTTCGCCTCCGTCGGGATCGCGGCGACCTCCTGCCTGTACCTGATCCCGCGGGGCGGCTGGCAGGCGGCGGCAGCCTGCTACGTCTTCGCCATGATGGGCTTTGCCGGCTCCATCGTGTTCTACGACTCCCTGCTGACGACGGTGGCGGCGGAGGCGCGAAGGGATTTCGTCTCTTCGCTGGGGTTTTCCCTGGGCTATCTCGGGGGCGGCCTGCTGTTCGCCCTCAACGTCTGGATGACCCTTTCGCCCGCCGCCTTCGGCCTGCCCGACAGCGGCGGCGCGGTGAAGATCTCCTTCCTCTCCGTCGGGCTCTGGTGGGCGCTGTTTTCCCTGCCCCTGGCGTTTCTCGTCCGGGAGAAGGGCGGCGCGCATTCCCCGTCGCGCCTGGCCGCCGTACGGGAGGGAATCGCGCAGCTGCGCGACACGTTCCGGCGGATCCGGGACCTGAGGACGATCGGCCTGTTCCTCGCGGCCTACTGGCTCTACATCGACGGTGTCGACACGATCATCGTCATGGCCCTCGACTACGGCCTCTCCATCGGGTTCAAGGCCGACGACCTGATCGTCGCGCTGCTGTTGACGCAGTTCATCGGGTTTCCCGCCGCCCTCTTCTTCGGCCGCCTCGGCGAGCGGATCGGGGCGAAGCGGGCCATCCTGATCGGCATCGCCGTCTACCTGCTCATCACCGTCTACGGGGCGTTCATCGATCACCCGCGGGAATTCTTCATCTTGGCCTGCATGATCGGCCTCGTCCAAGGGGGCGTCCAGGCGCTGAGCCGCTCGCTCTACTCCCGGATCATCCCGCCCGGGCAGTCGGCCGAGTTCTTCGGCTTCTACAACATGCTGAGCCGCTTCGCCACCGTCGCCGGGCCCTTCCTCATCGGCGCGACGGGCATCCTGGCGCGGTCCATGGGTTTCGAGGGCGGTTCGGCCTCGCGCATCGGCATCGTCTCGGTGGCGGTCCTGTTTTTGGCTGGGGGCCTGCTGCTGAGCCGTGTCGACGAAGGCAGGGGAAAGGAAGAGGCGCGGCTGATCGCCGGCCGGTGA
- a CDS encoding SGNH/GDSL hydrolase family protein: MRVLIRGGSIAAGVGVTRGYADILRDRCAPLGTEIINRSRPGETSFDAVETFSADIEPCRPDILVVHFGIDDAFSAVYRSEFKENLVRLVRLARRKLSAAVVLSTSHPLPDPDERAAVDVYYRTIREVAADLDCGTVPVHTAWAGYCMDRGLTGSAFLQADPRLPDEEGHGLYAAFLGVCIDRLL, translated from the coding sequence ATGCGTGTGTTGATCCGCGGCGGGAGCATCGCGGCCGGCGTCGGCGTTACTCGCGGGTACGCCGATATCCTCAGGGATCGCTGCGCCCCGCTGGGCACGGAGATCATCAACCGCTCGCGGCCGGGGGAGACCTCGTTCGACGCGGTCGAGACCTTCTCCGCGGACATCGAGCCCTGCCGCCCCGACATCCTGGTCGTCCATTTCGGCATCGACGACGCCTTCTCGGCGGTCTACCGCTCCGAGTTCAAGGAGAACCTCGTCCGCCTCGTCCGGCTTGCGCGCCGGAAGCTCTCGGCCGCCGTCGTGCTCTCCACCTCGCACCCCCTGCCCGATCCCGACGAGCGGGCCGCCGTCGACGTGTACTACCGGACGATCCGCGAGGTGGCCGCGGACCTGGACTGCGGCACGGTGCCCGTTCACACCGCCTGGGCGGGCTACTGCATGGACCGGGGCCTCACGGGCTCTGCCTTCTTGCAGGCGGACCCCCGGCTGCCCGACGAGGAAGGGCACGGGCTCTACGCGGCTTTCCTCGGCGTCTGCATCGACCGCCTGCTGTGA
- a CDS encoding lipid-binding SYLF domain-containing protein, with protein sequence MKRSFVLLLAAAALAVFVPVPAAAAASDRADAQAVVTKANITFNSFMSDKNFTEMRKLSRSAKGIFIAPQVLKGAFVVGASGGTGVFLVRGEGGKWTYPAFYTIGSVSFGLQIGGQASEVILLAMTDRGVTTMLQNSVKLGADVGIAAGPYGAGAQAATANISADILAFSRSKGLYGGISLDGAIVDVRESLNKAYYGKAVTPADILVKQNVSNAHADALRASVAKISGGK encoded by the coding sequence ATGAAACGGTCATTCGTCCTGCTGCTGGCAGCCGCCGCGCTCGCCGTCTTTGTCCCCGTCCCCGCAGCCGCCGCCGCCAGTGACCGGGCCGACGCCCAAGCCGTGGTCACGAAGGCGAACATCACCTTCAACAGCTTCATGTCCGACAAGAACTTCACGGAGATGCGGAAGCTCTCGCGCAGCGCGAAGGGGATCTTCATCGCCCCGCAGGTGCTCAAGGGCGCCTTCGTCGTCGGCGCATCGGGCGGCACCGGGGTGTTCCTCGTGCGCGGCGAGGGCGGCAAGTGGACCTACCCGGCCTTCTACACGATCGGCAGCGTCAGCTTCGGCCTCCAGATCGGCGGCCAGGCCTCGGAGGTCATCCTGCTGGCCATGACCGACCGGGGGGTGACGACCATGCTGCAGAACAGCGTCAAGCTGGGCGCCGACGTGGGCATCGCCGCCGGGCCGTACGGCGCCGGAGCCCAGGCCGCCACGGCGAACATCAGCGCCGACATCCTGGCCTTCTCGCGCTCCAAGGGGCTCTACGGGGGGATTTCCCTCGACGGGGCGATCGTGGACGTCCGCGAGAGTCTCAACAAGGCCTACTACGGCAAGGCCGTCACGCCGGCGGACATCCTCGTGAAGCAGAACGTGTCCAACGCCCACGCCGACGCGCTGCGCGCAAGCGTGGCCAAGATCTCCGGGGGGAAGTGA
- a CDS encoding CBS domain-containing protein, with the protein MLVRYWMSESPIVALEKTSLYEALNLMLRHDIRRLPVVSPENKLCGIVTLSDLYPFVHPMKLKGELPPADAENLKKHTVAEAMTRELVTCGPNTALEDVGALLREKKIGALPVLKDDRLVGIITDCDVLEALCGIARAGDNNVRICFSVPAGEKQNVIYDVVELCKRWRLDLQTVLVHPLRGSKRCLVMIRVEGPRMDEFLKSLWDIHYQVLIVSDGTDRGRARR; encoded by the coding sequence ATGCTGGTCCGTTACTGGATGTCCGAATCCCCGATCGTCGCGCTGGAGAAGACCAGCCTGTACGAGGCGCTGAACCTGATGCTCAGGCACGACATCCGGCGCCTCCCCGTCGTGTCGCCCGAGAACAAGCTCTGCGGGATCGTCACCCTCTCCGACCTCTACCCCTTCGTCCACCCCATGAAGCTCAAGGGGGAGCTTCCGCCTGCGGACGCGGAAAACCTCAAGAAGCACACCGTGGCGGAGGCGATGACGCGGGAACTCGTCACCTGCGGCCCGAACACGGCGCTGGAGGACGTGGGGGCCCTGCTGCGGGAGAAGAAGATCGGCGCCCTGCCGGTCCTGAAGGACGACCGCCTTGTGGGCATCATCACCGACTGCGACGTCCTCGAGGCCCTCTGCGGCATTGCACGCGCGGGCGACAACAACGTGCGCATCTGCTTCAGCGTGCCCGCCGGGGAGAAGCAGAATGTCATTTACGATGTCGTCGAGCTGTGCAAGCGCTGGCGGCTCGACCTGCAGACGGTCCTCGTCCACCCCTTGAGGGGCAGCAAGCGGTGCCTCGTCATGATCCGGGTGGAGGGACCCCGGATGGATGAGTTCCTCAAGTCCCTATGGGACATCCACTACCAGGTGCTGATCGTCAGCGACGGGACGGACAGGGGACGGGCGAGGCGCTGA
- a CDS encoding KpsF/GutQ family sugar-phosphate isomerase — protein sequence MKKTKKGGDALKQAREVLKIEAECILGLIPKLDQNFTKAVDTIYRAKGRVIVSGIGKSGLIGRKIVATFTSTGTPAIFLHPVEGMHGDLGIVTKGDVLIAISNSGETAELNELIARIAPIGLPLIALTGNPGSTLGRASDIVIDVGVAREACPFGLAPTSSTTAALAMGDALAVALTERRNFGEKDFLKFHPGGTLGQRLMSRVKDAMITGDRIPRVYAGAPALDAVEEIDRRNLGFVLVTDRRNRLKGILTDGDVRRCVKRGVRFEAIPVDDIMTKTPRTIDENATLAKTVETMETLEITTLVVTGKNGTLKGYIHLHDIFGRGGTLRISIPNANGREH from the coding sequence ATGAAAAAGACGAAAAAGGGCGGAGACGCCCTCAAGCAGGCCCGCGAGGTCCTGAAGATCGAGGCCGAGTGCATCCTGGGGCTCATCCCCAAGCTCGATCAGAACTTCACGAAGGCCGTTGACACCATTTACCGGGCCAAGGGTCGCGTGATCGTGTCGGGGATCGGCAAATCGGGCCTCATCGGCCGCAAGATCGTGGCCACCTTCACGAGCACGGGCACGCCGGCCATCTTCCTGCACCCCGTGGAGGGGATGCACGGGGACCTCGGCATCGTCACGAAGGGCGACGTGCTCATCGCCATATCCAACAGCGGCGAGACGGCCGAGCTCAACGAGCTGATCGCCCGGATCGCCCCGATCGGACTGCCGCTCATCGCGCTGACGGGCAACCCGGGATCGACCCTCGGCCGCGCAAGCGACATCGTCATCGACGTGGGGGTGGCCCGCGAGGCCTGCCCCTTCGGCCTGGCGCCCACCTCGAGCACGACGGCGGCGCTCGCCATGGGCGACGCGCTGGCCGTGGCCCTCACGGAGAGGCGCAACTTCGGCGAGAAGGACTTCCTCAAGTTTCACCCGGGCGGGACGCTGGGCCAGCGTCTCATGAGCCGGGTGAAGGACGCCATGATCACGGGCGACAGGATCCCCCGGGTCTATGCGGGCGCGCCGGCGCTGGACGCCGTCGAGGAGATCGACCGGCGAAACCTGGGCTTCGTCCTCGTCACGGACCGCCGGAACCGCCTCAAGGGGATCCTGACCGACGGCGACGTGCGCCGCTGCGTCAAGCGCGGGGTGCGCTTCGAGGCGATCCCCGTGGACGACATCATGACGAAAACGCCCCGGACGATCGACGAGAACGCAACCCTCGCCAAGACCGTGGAGACGATGGAGACCCTCGAGATCACCACGCTCGTCGTCACGGGGAAGAACGGCACCCTCAAGGGCTACATCCACCTGCACGACATCTTCGGCCGCGGCGGCACGCTGCGGATCTCCATACCCAACGCCAACGGGCGGGAACACTGA
- a CDS encoding TRAP transporter large permease, translating into MESALLFGLFIAALVLGVPVATSLAAVACLLIWQFDLGIRGISPNFYAGIAKFQLLAIPFFILAGLIMERCGISRRLVHLISLVVGPIPGGLAIVTVVVGLIFAGISGSGPADTAALGAILISAMAARGYAKPFTAALIASAGSLAIIVPPSIALILYGVITGTSISALFAAGAIPGLLVGLFLILPCFVISWKNGWRGERWGTPAEIWKAFTEAVWGLAAPFIILGGMYGGVFTPTEAAVFAVFYGLLVGMVIHRELRLGDLYALLRDAVLSSAVIMIIVAFAGLYSWTGSTLGVMDKFSGYLLTVSQNPWAVLLMINVILFAAGMLMDAISIYYIFLPILIPIIKLFQWDPIWFGVVMTVNLAIGQLTPPVAVNLYVVCNLAQIRLEEVSRAIVPFILAMLLALGIVIAFPALSTFLPALFGLG; encoded by the coding sequence ATGGAGTCGGCGCTCCTCTTCGGCCTCTTCATCGCGGCCCTCGTCCTCGGCGTCCCCGTCGCGACGTCGCTGGCGGCCGTGGCCTGCCTGCTCATCTGGCAGTTCGACCTGGGCATCCGTGGCATCTCGCCCAACTTCTACGCGGGGATCGCAAAGTTTCAGCTCCTGGCCATCCCCTTCTTCATCCTGGCCGGCCTGATCATGGAGCGCTGCGGGATCTCCCGGCGCCTCGTCCACCTGATCAGCCTCGTCGTGGGGCCGATCCCCGGGGGTTTGGCCATCGTGACGGTGGTGGTGGGCCTCATCTTCGCCGGCATCTCCGGGTCCGGGCCCGCCGACACGGCCGCCCTAGGGGCGATCCTGATCTCGGCCATGGCCGCCAGGGGCTACGCGAAGCCCTTCACGGCCGCGCTCATCGCTTCAGCGGGCTCCCTTGCGATCATCGTCCCGCCCAGCATCGCCCTGATTCTCTACGGCGTCATCACGGGGACGTCCATCTCGGCGCTCTTTGCCGCGGGGGCGATCCCCGGCCTGCTCGTGGGGCTCTTCCTGATCCTGCCCTGTTTCGTGATCTCCTGGAAGAACGGCTGGCGGGGCGAGCGCTGGGGGACGCCCGCGGAGATCTGGAAGGCCTTCACGGAGGCCGTCTGGGGGCTGGCGGCCCCCTTCATCATCCTCGGCGGGATGTACGGCGGGGTCTTCACGCCCACCGAGGCGGCCGTCTTCGCCGTCTTCTACGGGCTTTTGGTGGGCATGGTCATCCACCGGGAACTGCGCCTGGGCGACCTCTACGCCCTGCTGCGCGACGCCGTGCTGTCCTCGGCGGTCATCATGATCATCGTGGCCTTCGCCGGCCTGTACTCATGGACGGGCTCCACGCTGGGCGTCATGGACAAGTTCTCGGGCTATCTGCTCACGGTTTCGCAGAACCCCTGGGCCGTCCTGCTCATGATCAACGTCATCCTCTTCGCGGCGGGCATGCTGATGGACGCCATCTCCATCTACTACATCTTCCTGCCCATCCTCATTCCCATCATCAAACTCTTTCAATGGGACCCGATCTGGTTCGGCGTCGTCATGACGGTGAACCTCGCCATCGGGCAGCTCACCCCGCCCGTGGCGGTGAACCTCTACGTCGTCTGCAACCTCGCGCAGATCCGCCTCGAGGAAGTCTCCCGGGCGATCGTCCCCTTCATCCTCGCCATGCTGCTCGCGCTGGGCATCGTGATCGCCTTCCCGGCCCTGTCGACCTTCCTACCCGCCCTGTTCGGGCTCGGCTGA
- a CDS encoding PAS domain S-box protein, with the protein MRRVTARKTESRGKNRGTLSTGKPANRCASTDTRRRAACDPGALLDALGGMLYILCPGHRIESMSDAARRAMGRDGTGELCHDFLFGLDAPCPGCRADLVRQGGTQRRETRSRRDDRWYACILAPPPRGEEPAALPALVVDVTEQKLAEEALRLGEERYRAIFENSLVGIYQSTPGGRFLRVNPACARIFGFASPDEMVETVTDIAGQVFVDAEDRRRCLDILQQRGTLERFEVRMRRRDGRVIWTALNARVVRDGGGRTLFIEGVVEDITERKRVEEALRLSEERFSKAFHASPAPLAIATIDEGRYIDVNERFLEMLGCARDEIIGRSSVEMGFWADSAVRQDLVARLRREGRVRDAPVARRTKDGRLRQTLWSAEIVRLGGKDVLLSLHQDVTELREAEERLRAGEEKYRLLAENVSDIIWTADTNLRFTYVSPSAERILGWSADDWPSLTLQDYIAPAHREPIRALLAEEIGRPFAPGVDDARVVRVELEALRKDGSACWVEVSARLLRDTAGNPVSLIGVARDITDRKQIEEALRASENKYRQLFETCPIGIAVCGLDGRLLEANRAFQAITGYGLEELRARRFDEITPPEYREFERQIPGHLEREPAVTYEKEYTKKEGGRVPVSVTAWVSRDDAGVKRHLGAFVLDLSDRARQEQARRQLERQLHQAQKMEAIGTLAGGIAHDFNNILFAVIGFAELSLQDAGDDQTRWNLRQILNACNRAKTLVDQILAFSRPVEQAQQALDVVPLTKEVVKFLRSSLPATIDISVESAVSHSVILADPARIHQVIMNLCTNAAHAMRAAGGRLCIRVDNAAPPAGALPGGTRCGATGAFVRLSVSDTGHGIDPSILDRIFDPFFTTKPPGEGTGLGLSVVHGIVKNLGGAVLVHSEPGRGSTFDVFIPALGTAGPRPEPPAGPLPRGTERVLLVDDEAPLAEALSRMLTALGYRVTAVQDGPAALRLFREDPGGFDLVITDMTMPRMTGAELACEILRCRPGTPVILCTGYSDCIGEAEALAMGIRRFLLKPLFLGQLALEVRAVLDGQTRNETP; encoded by the coding sequence ATGCGCAGAGTGACCGCCCGGAAGACCGAATCCAGGGGAAAGAACCGCGGGACCCTGTCCACGGGCAAGCCGGCAAACCGGTGCGCTTCGACCGACACACGGCGCCGGGCCGCCTGTGATCCCGGGGCGCTCCTCGATGCCCTCGGCGGGATGCTCTACATCCTCTGCCCCGGTCATCGCATCGAGTCCATGAGCGATGCGGCCCGCAGGGCCATGGGGCGCGACGGCACGGGCGAGCTGTGCCACGATTTCCTCTTCGGGCTCGACGCCCCCTGCCCCGGCTGCAGGGCCGATCTCGTCCGGCAGGGCGGGACACAGCGCCGGGAGACCCGCAGCCGGCGGGATGACCGCTGGTACGCCTGCATCCTGGCGCCGCCGCCCCGCGGGGAAGAGCCGGCCGCGCTGCCGGCCCTGGTCGTCGACGTGACGGAGCAGAAACTCGCCGAGGAGGCCCTGCGCCTGGGCGAGGAGCGCTACCGCGCCATCTTCGAGAACTCGCTCGTGGGCATCTACCAGTCCACCCCCGGGGGCCGGTTCCTCCGCGTCAACCCCGCCTGCGCGCGCATCTTCGGCTTCGCATCCCCTGACGAGATGGTCGAGACGGTGACCGACATCGCCGGACAGGTCTTCGTCGATGCGGAAGACCGCAGGCGGTGCCTGGACATCCTGCAGCAGCGGGGCACCCTGGAGCGCTTCGAGGTCCGCATGCGGCGGAGGGACGGCCGCGTGATCTGGACGGCCCTCAACGCCCGCGTCGTCCGGGACGGCGGGGGCCGGACGCTTTTCATCGAGGGCGTCGTGGAGGACATCACCGAGCGCAAGCGGGTCGAGGAGGCCCTGCGTCTCAGCGAGGAGCGGTTCTCCAAGGCCTTCCACGCGAGCCCGGCGCCCCTGGCGATCGCCACGATCGACGAGGGGCGCTACATCGACGTCAACGAGCGGTTCCTGGAGATGCTCGGCTGCGCCCGCGACGAGATCATCGGCCGGAGCTCCGTCGAGATGGGGTTCTGGGCCGATTCCGCCGTCCGGCAGGACCTGGTCGCCCGTCTCCGCCGGGAGGGCCGCGTCCGCGACGCGCCGGTCGCCCGCCGGACGAAGGACGGGAGGCTGCGCCAGACCCTCTGGTCGGCCGAGATCGTTCGGCTCGGCGGCAAGGACGTTCTGCTGTCGCTGCACCAGGACGTCACGGAGCTGCGGGAGGCGGAGGAACGGCTCCGCGCCGGCGAGGAGAAATACCGGCTGCTGGCCGAGAACGTCTCGGACATCATCTGGACTGCCGACACAAATCTCCGGTTCACCTATGTCAGCCCCTCCGCGGAACGGATACTCGGGTGGAGCGCCGATGACTGGCCGTCCCTCACCCTGCAGGATTATATCGCCCCGGCCCATCGGGAGCCGATACGGGCACTGCTCGCCGAGGAGATCGGGCGGCCGTTTGCGCCCGGCGTCGACGACGCCCGGGTCGTCCGGGTTGAGCTGGAGGCCCTGCGCAAGGACGGCTCCGCCTGCTGGGTCGAGGTGTCGGCGCGGCTGCTGCGCGACACCGCCGGGAACCCCGTCTCCCTGATCGGGGTCGCGCGGGACATCACGGACCGCAAGCAAATCGAGGAGGCCCTGCGGGCGAGCGAAAACAAGTACCGCCAGCTCTTCGAGACCTGCCCCATCGGGATCGCCGTCTGCGGTCTCGACGGCCGCCTCCTCGAGGCCAACCGGGCCTTCCAGGCCATCACCGGTTACGGGCTCGAGGAGCTGCGTGCGCGCCGCTTCGACGAGATCACGCCGCCCGAGTACCGGGAGTTCGAAAGGCAGATCCCCGGGCATCTCGAACGGGAGCCTGCCGTGACCTACGAAAAGGAATACACGAAGAAGGAGGGAGGGCGCGTGCCCGTGTCCGTCACGGCCTGGGTCTCGCGCGACGACGCAGGGGTCAAGCGGCACCTGGGCGCCTTCGTGCTCGACCTCTCCGACCGGGCCCGGCAGGAGCAGGCGCGGCGCCAGCTCGAGCGGCAGCTCCACCAGGCTCAGAAGATGGAAGCCATCGGAACGCTGGCGGGGGGCATCGCCCACGACTTCAACAACATCCTCTTCGCCGTCATCGGCTTCGCCGAGCTGAGCCTGCAGGATGCCGGCGACGACCAGACACGGTGGAACCTCCGGCAGATCCTCAACGCCTGCAACCGGGCGAAAACCCTCGTTGACCAGATCCTGGCCTTCAGCCGGCCCGTGGAACAGGCGCAGCAGGCCCTCGACGTCGTCCCGCTGACCAAGGAGGTCGTCAAGTTCCTTCGCTCCTCCCTGCCCGCCACGATCGACATCTCCGTCGAGTCCGCCGTGTCGCACAGCGTCATCCTCGCCGACCCGGCCCGCATCCACCAGGTGATCATGAACCTCTGCACCAACGCGGCCCACGCCATGCGGGCGGCGGGCGGGAGGCTCTGCATCCGGGTCGACAACGCTGCACCGCCCGCAGGCGCCCTGCCCGGAGGGACACGCTGCGGCGCAACGGGGGCGTTTGTCCGCCTCAGCGTCAGCGACACGGGCCACGGGATCGACCCGTCGATTCTCGACCGGATCTTCGATCCCTTCTTCACCACGAAGCCGCCCGGCGAGGGCACCGGGCTCGGCCTGTCCGTCGTGCACGGCATCGTGAAGAATCTCGGGGGCGCCGTCCTCGTGCACAGTGAACCGGGGCGGGGCAGCACCTTCGACGTGTTCATCCCGGCCCTCGGCACCGCGGGGCCCAGGCCGGAGCCTCCCGCGGGGCCGCTCCCGCGGGGGACCGAGCGTGTCCTGCTGGTCGACGACGAGGCCCCGCTGGCGGAGGCCCTGTCCCGGATGCTCACCGCGCTCGGCTACCGCGTGACGGCCGTCCAGGACGGCCCGGCGGCCCTCCGCCTCTTCCGGGAGGACCCCGGGGGCTTCGACCTGGTCATCACGGACATGACGATGCCGCGCATGACGGGAGCCGAGCTGGCATGCGAGATCCTGCGCTGCAGGCCCGGCACGCCCGTCATTCTCTGCACGGGGTACAGCGACTGCATCGGGGAGGCGGAGGCCCTGGCCATGGGCATCCGGCGATTCCTGCTGAAGCCTCTCTTCCTGGGCCAGCTGGCCCTGGAGGTGCGGGCCGTGCTCGACGGGCAGACAAGGAACGAGACGCCATGA
- a CDS encoding DctP family TRAP transporter solute-binding subunit encodes MRRWVGIVTVVLFALGGAAAASAANYKPEYKMSIVVGPTTAWGQGGQKFADLVKERTGGKINIKVYFSGQLYAGKQTNEFMLVKQGVADFALGSTINWSTTVKELNLFSLPFLIPDYKALDAIEDGPVGKRIYRALEEKGAVALGWGENGFREITNSKRAIRKPEDLEGLKIRVVGSPIFIDTFKALGANPVSMNWGEALTAFQSGTVDGQENPVTGIIIPYKLWTVHKYCTFWHYVIDPLILLASSETWKTFDKKDQEILRKAALEATAWQKAEARKGLLGSTDSMDELRKNGMDVTVLTADEIKLFKAKTKPVYDKWAREIGADLVKAAEEAVARSAAPAKKPAPKKK; translated from the coding sequence ATGAGACGCTGGGTCGGAATCGTCACGGTTGTGCTGTTTGCCCTGGGAGGGGCGGCGGCGGCATCGGCGGCAAACTACAAGCCCGAGTACAAGATGAGCATCGTCGTCGGGCCCACGACGGCCTGGGGACAAGGGGGGCAGAAGTTCGCCGATCTCGTCAAGGAGCGCACGGGCGGCAAGATCAACATCAAGGTCTACTTCAGCGGCCAGCTCTACGCCGGCAAGCAGACCAACGAGTTCATGCTCGTCAAGCAGGGGGTGGCGGACTTCGCCCTGGGCTCCACCATCAACTGGTCCACCACGGTCAAGGAGCTCAACCTCTTCTCCCTCCCCTTCCTGATCCCGGACTACAAGGCCCTCGACGCCATCGAGGACGGCCCCGTGGGCAAGAGGATCTACCGGGCCCTCGAGGAGAAGGGCGCCGTGGCCCTGGGCTGGGGGGAGAACGGGTTCCGCGAGATCACCAACAGCAAGCGCGCCATCCGGAAGCCCGAGGACCTCGAGGGGCTGAAGATCCGCGTCGTCGGCTCGCCCATCTTCATCGACACCTTCAAGGCCCTGGGCGCGAACCCCGTCTCGATGAACTGGGGCGAGGCCCTGACCGCCTTCCAGTCCGGCACCGTCGACGGCCAGGAGAACCCCGTGACGGGGATCATCATCCCCTACAAGCTCTGGACGGTCCACAAGTACTGCACGTTCTGGCACTACGTGATCGACCCCCTGATCCTGCTGGCCAGCAGCGAGACCTGGAAGACCTTCGACAAGAAGGACCAGGAGATCCTCCGCAAGGCGGCCCTGGAGGCGACGGCGTGGCAGAAGGCCGAGGCGCGCAAGGGGCTGCTCGGCAGCACCGACTCCATGGACGAGCTCAGGAAAAACGGCATGGACGTGACGGTGCTCACGGCCGACGAGATCAAGCTCTTCAAAGCCAAGACGAAGCCCGTCTACGACAAGTGGGCCAGGGAGATCGGGGCGGACCTGGTCAAGGCGGCCGAGGAGGCCGTGGCCCGGTCGGCGGCTCCGGCGAAGAAGCCGGCCCCGAAGAAGAAGTAG
- a CDS encoding TRAP transporter small permease: MRALARHFEEAVSVVLLAAMGILAFANVLTRYFIHYSFAFTEEIEVALLVWVTMLGGAACFRRGLHLGFTYLADRLPAAWRKAVAALSGGLMLAVCAVLFRFSLIHIRDEIEMAITTEALGIPQWWYTLAIPVGCLLIAVRVIEATVGKIRGGT, translated from the coding sequence GTGAGAGCGCTTGCCCGCCATTTCGAGGAGGCCGTGTCGGTCGTCCTGCTTGCCGCCATGGGCATCCTCGCCTTCGCGAACGTGCTCACCCGCTACTTCATCCACTACTCCTTCGCCTTCACGGAAGAGATCGAGGTGGCGCTCCTGGTGTGGGTCACCATGCTCGGGGGCGCCGCCTGTTTCAGGCGCGGGCTGCACCTCGGCTTCACGTACCTGGCCGACCGGCTGCCCGCGGCCTGGCGCAAGGCCGTCGCCGCCCTTTCCGGCGGCCTGATGCTCGCGGTCTGCGCGGTCCTCTTCCGCTTCAGCCTCATTCACATCCGGGATGAAATCGAGATGGCGATCACGACGGAGGCCCTGGGCATCCCGCAATGGTGGTACACCCTGGCCATCCCCGTGGGATGTCTCCTTATCGCCGTGCGGGTGATCGAGGCCACCGTTGGGAAAATACGGGGGGGAACCTGA